From the Lolium rigidum isolate FL_2022 chromosome 2, APGP_CSIRO_Lrig_0.1, whole genome shotgun sequence genome, one window contains:
- the LOC124692191 gene encoding DEAD-box ATP-dependent RNA helicase 42-like — protein sequence MSSSEDERGTASKHHHRDKEKNREHSSSRRHRESRSSSRHHRDDRDGERDRDRDRKHRDKERDREERKARERAEKEREKEEKKERAREREREEMEMELEKEREREREKEREKEKERERARRREERDREKEKSKRRDVVDDEENGDRDRKHRRRSSHHHHHRRVAEPEAAPLTREEEEDGEEAQRRRQKKKEEEMEAEQQRLDDEMERRRRRVKEWQEKKRLEQQLQQQDDGASGVATSMEADGGSKSGKKWTLDGEESDEEDAKKSDEEDANKSEENGGTDTGAMDVDLPSSSIHGNSGAAMEEDEIDPLDAFMNSMVLPEVAKLESAPTATASVPAANAGDKNDKSVKSATSNGDKKRPIKAMGRIMQGDDSDSDYDDADNDEAGSDDEDDTEFIKRVKKTKAEKLVIVDHSKIDYQPFRKNFYIEVKDITRMPADEAAAYRKLLEIKVHGKDVPKPIKTWIQSGLTSKLLDTIKKLGFEKPMPIQAQALPIIMSGRDCIGVAKTGSGKTLAFVLPMLRHVKDQPPVVPGDGPIGLIMAPTRELVVQIYSDIKKFSKALGINCVPIYGGSGVAQQISELKRGAEIVVCTPGRMIDILCTSSGKITNLRRVTFLVLDEADRMFDMGFEPQITRIVQNTRPDRQTVLFSATFPRQVEILARKVLTKPIEIQMGGRSVVNKDITQLVEVRPESERFFRLLELLGEWIAKGKILVFVHSQDKCDSLLKELFQHGYPCLSLHGGKDQNDRESTLADFKSNVCSLLIATSVAARGLDVKDLELVVNYDVTNHYEDYVHRVGRTGRAGRKGCAVTFISEEEERYAPDLVKALELSEQAVPQDLKALADRFMSKVKQGTEQAHGTGYGGSGFKFNEEEEEARKSAKKAQAREYGYEDDKSDSDSDEEGGVRKKGGDVAAQAIAAAQAAATLAAARQQVPATVANPLLPLPVAPNQQNNDATLRALQAAFNVQQSLARIQAHAVPEHYEAELEINDFPQNARWKITHKETLGPIQEWTGAAITTRGTFIPQGKVVGANERKLYLFIEGPNESSVKKAKTELKRVLEDCANHALNLPGSAQTGKYSVI from the coding sequence atgtcTTCCAGCGAAGACGAGCGCGGGACCGCCTCCAAGCACCACCACCGGGACAAGGAGAAGAACCGTGAGCACTCCTCGTCCCGCCGCCACCGTGAGAGCCGCTCCTCCTCCCGCCACCACCGCGATGACAGGGACGGCGAGCGGGACCGAGATCGCGACCGCAAGCACAGGGACAAGGAGCGGGATCGCGAGGAGCGGAAGGCGCGGGAGCGGGCGGAGAAGGAGcgcgagaaggaggagaagaaggagagggcgagggagagggagagagaggagatgGAAATGGAATtggagaaggagagggagagggagagggagaaggagagggagaaggagaaggagagagagagggcgcgGCGTCGAGAGGAACGCGACAGGGAGAAGGAGAAGTCCAAAAGGCGGGATGTGGTCGACGACGAGGAGAACGGGGACCGCGACCGCAAGCATCGCCGCCGGTCCtcgcaccaccatcaccaccgtcgTGTTGCGGAACCTGAGGCGGCGCCACTGaccagggaggaggaggaggatggcgaGGAGGCACAGAGGCGGcggcagaagaagaaggaggaagaaaTGGAGGCTGAACAGCAGCGGCTCGACGACGAGATGGagcgtcgtcgccgccgcgtaAAGGAGTGGCAGGAGAAGAAGCGCCTCGagcagcagctgcagcagcaGGATGATGGTGCCAGTGGTGTTGCCACCTCCATGGAGGCTGACGGTGGAAGCAAGTCTGGGAAGAAGTGGACCTTGGATGGTGAGGAGTCGGATGAGGAGGATGCCAAGAAGTCGGATGAGGAGGACGCCAATAAGTCAGAGGAGAATGGTGGCACCGACACCGGTGCCATGGATGTTGACTTGCCTTCCAGCAGTATTCATGGGAATAGCGGGGCTGCTATGGAGGAGGATGAGATTGATCCCCTTGATGCGTTTATGAACTCCATGGTGTTACCGGAGGTTGCAAAGCTCGAGAGTGCCCCAACAGCAACGGCGAGTGTGCCTGCTGCCAATGCAGGTGACAAGAATGACAAGAGTGTGAAGTCTGCCACGAGTAACGGGGATAAGAAAAGACCAATCAAGGCGATGGGAAGAATTATGCAAGGGGATGACTCAGACTCAGATTATGACGATGCTGATAATGATGAGGCTGGTTCGGATGATGAGGATGACACGGAGTTCATAAAACGTGTCAAGAAGACGAAGGCAGAGAAGTTGGTTATTGTTGACCATTCCAAGATTGATTACCAGCCATTCCGTAAGAATTTCTATATTGAGGTGAAGGATATCACAAGGATGCCAGCGGATGAAGCGGCTGCCTACCGGAAGCTGTTGGAAATCAAGGTGCACGGGAAAGATGTCCCCAAGCCAATCAAGACGTGGATACAGAGTGGTCTGACAAGTAAGCTACTTGACACCATCAAGAAGCTTGGTTTCGAGAAACCGATGCCTATACAGGCACAGGCGTTGCCAATCATAATGAGTGGACGCGATTGTATTGGGGTTGCAAAGACTGGATCTGGTAAGACTCTAGCATTTGTCTTGCCGATGCTGAGGCATGTCAAAGATCAACCACCCGTTGTGCCTGGGGATGGCCCTATTGGTCTCATTATGGCTCCTACAAGAGAGCTCGTGGTGCAGATATATTCAGACATAAAAAAGTTCTCTAAGGCACTTGGCATCAACTGTGTTCCTATATACGGAGGTTCTGGGGTTGCCCAGCAGATCAGTGAACTGAAGCGGGGTGCTGAAATTGTTGTTTGTACTCCAGGCAGGATGATTGATATCCTTTGCACTAGCAGTGGAAAGATTACTAACCTTCGAAGAGTTACATTCTTAGTGCTGGATGAAGCTGATAGGATGTTTGATATGGGTTTTGAGCCTCAAATTACTCGAATAGTTCAGAACACCCGTCCAGATAGGCAGACTGTCCTTTTCTCTGCTACTTTTCCACGGCAGGTTGAGATACTCGCACGTAAGGTGCTGACAAAGCCCATTGAGATTCAGATGGGTGGGAGGAGTGTCGTGAACAAAGATATCACACAACTGGTTGAGGTGCGACCAGAAAGTGAGAGGTTCTTTAGGCTGTTGGAGTTGCTTGGGGAGTGGATTGCGAAGGGAAAAATTCTTGTGTTTGTACACTCACAAGATAAATGTGATTCTCTACTTAAAGAGCTGTTCCAGCATGGGTACCCATGTTTATCTCTACATGGTGGAAAGGATCAAAACGATCGTGAATCAACTCTTGCGGATTTCAAGAGTAATGTATGCAGCCTGCTGATTGCTACTAGTGTTGCTGCAAGGGGTTTAGATGTGAAAGATCTTGAGCTGGTTGTCAATTATGATGTCACTAATCATTATGAGGACTATGTTCATCGTGTTGGGCGAACGGgtcgggctggtaggaagggctgTGCGGTGACTTTTATATCTGAGGAAGAGGAACGCTACGCACCAGACCTTGTCAAGGCTTTGGAGCTATCTGAACAGGCTGTTCCACAAGACCTGAAAGCCTTAGCGGATCGATTTATGTCAAAGGTTAAGCAGGGAACTGAGCAGGCCCATGGAACAGGCTATGGTGGAAGTGGTTTCAAGTtcaacgaagaagaggaggaagcacGGAAATCCGCGAAAAAGGCTCAGGCACGGGAATATGGATATGAGGACGACAAGTCAGATTCAGATTCTGATGAGGAAGGAGGTGTACGTAAAAAAGGAGGTGACGTTGCAGCACAGGCTATTGCTGCTGCTCAAGCTGCGGCTACTTTGGCTGCCGCCAGGCAGCAAGTACCAGCCACAGTGGCAAACCCCTTGCTTCCTCTGCCGGTTGCACCTAACCAACAAAACAATGATGCTACATTACGTGCACTTCAGGCTGCATTTAACGTGCAGCAAAGTCTGGCAAGGATACAGGCTCATGCAGTTCCAGAACACTATGAAGCTGAGCTTGAGATTAATGATTTCCCACAAAATGCTCGCTGGAAGATCACGCACAAAGAGACATTAGGTCCCATTCAGGAATGGACTGGAGCTGCGATTACTACAAGGGGTACCTTTATTCCTCAAGGCAAAGTTGTTGGTGCTAACGAGCGCAAGCTGTACCTGTTCATCGAAGGCCCCAATGAGTCTTCCGTCAAGAAGGCAAAAACAGAACTGAAGCGCGTCCTTGAGGATTGTGCCAACCATGCACTGAATCTTCCTGGTTCTGCTCAAACCGGAAAGTACTCTGTTATTTGA